In Spirosoma pollinicola, the genomic window TTGATAACACTATCAATCTGAGCCCACTTCAAAATGCCGCCTTCTTTGGCATTTATCCGCATTAGAATCTGACGACTGTCGATTTCATAAATGTATTTCTGAAACAAGGCTTTGCTCTGCTCCATCTGGGCGATGCCCGTAATCTGAATAGCCCAAAACAGGACGTATATAATCGTGAGTAACACAATGACGATATAAATCCAGTAATTAGGATAAACGTTTGTCAGGCTTAGAACGACATTCAGAAAAATCAGGCCAAGCGGCACAAATGCCCACTTCCAGTTGTCTTTTACCCACTGCCGCAGGGCGATATTAATATACGTTTTCTGGTCTAACGCGTATTTTTTGGTCTTAACAATCATAATACCTCTACATGAAAGTGCAAAGATAAGGGGATTTATACTTAATGATGCTGGTTAAACAAGCAATCGCTTTCCCGAATAATGACGAAAATAAGGCTAATTAAATACCCGTACCGATATTTCACTGGCTAACGGCTTTTTTCCCATCTTTACACCCTCATTACTTTCGTCACTTTTTACATGAGTACCGTCCAGCCGACACTTATTCTGAATGCCGAACAAATCCGTCAGAAAATCAGACGGATCGCGTTTCAGATTTATGAGAACAATTTTGACGAGTCCGCTTTACTGCTGGCGGGCATTTCGGGCGAGGGGTATGTGCTGGCGCAGGCGTTGGCAAAGGAATTGCACGCGATAGCCCCGTTCTCGGTCAACCTGATTAAAATCGACCTCGACAAAGCGCAGAAAGCCCAGCCTGCTGTTCAGGCCGACCAGCCCGAACGTGTCTATACCAACTCGGTGGTAATTGTTGTCGACGATGTATTATACACCGGCCGAACGCTGGCGTTCAGTTTGCAGCCCTTTCTGGTTGTGCCCGTTCGCAAATTGCAGGTTGCCGTTTTAATTGATCGAAATCACCCGCTTTTTCCTGTTTCTGCCGATTATAAAGGCTACGAATTGAGCACGACTCTTACCGAACACGTCGATGTAGTGCTTAGCGATGAAAGCCGTATGGGGGTTTATTTGAAGTAGACACTAGTGAAGTAGTTGATTGGTGAAATAGTGGAGTGGTTAATTCATGAGCCGCTCGTGGTAACCACTTCACCCACTCCACTATTTCACCAATAACTAAATCAGGCTTTTGTGCTGCGGACCAAGCCAACCCCGGCGAAGAAAAAGATGGCTCCCATGATAACGTAAACGAAAGATGCCTGCGAAACACCACCTTTTGTGAAGTCAATTCCTCCATACACAAGGCCAATCAGACCGGCCAGTGTGAGGATAATGCCTAATATACTTTTAGCATTCATATGTTGAGTTTTTTGCGCGAACGGTTAATTGTCGGGGTATTAACTAACGCCAACCAAAATCCTCCCTGAAATAGTTGATTTCCTTCTGACCGTCTACTCCAGAAGTACCATAATATCCTCCTTCGTCAGCGATTTCATGAAGTTTTCTTCTGTCGTAATCAGGCTTCCCGCGAGTTGCTGTTTGGCTCGCTGTAATGACAGAATTTTCTCTTCGACCGTGTTCTTGGCGATGAATTTGTACGTAAATACGGTTTTTAACTGCCCGATCCGGTGCGCCCGGTCTACGGCCTGGGCCTCAATGGCGGGATTCCACCACGGGTCAAGAATAAACACGTAGTCGGCAGCGGTCAGGTTATGACCCAAACCACCCGCCTTGAGCGAAATCAGAAATAACTTTACGGAATCATCGGTCTGAAACAACTCTACCTGGCTTCGGCGGTCTACCGTCGACCCATCCAGATAGGCATATTTGATATTCTTCTCTTTCAAATAGTGCTGAACAACGCTTAAATGCTTAATAAACTGACTGAATACCAAGACTTTGTGGTTTTCGGTCATGGCGCTTTCCAGCCGCATCAGCATATCGTCCAGTTTACCCGAATCGCCCTCATAATCGGCATCGACCATACGCGGGTGATTGGCAATTTGCCGCAGTTTGGTCAACCCCTGTAAAACAATCATCTGCGATTTGGCGATGCCTTCTTCCTCAATGCGTTCCAGAATCAGGTTCCGGAAGTATGATTTGGCTTCTTCGTATTGCGTCGATTGATCGGGCGTCATGTCGCAATAGAGCACACTTTCCACTTTAGGGGGCAGATCTGTAGCCACCTGCGCCTTGTTGCGCCGAAGCATAAACGGTTTTATCAGCCCATACAGCTTCCCGGTTTTCGCTTCGTCGTGCTTCTTTTCTATGGGTATCTGAAATTCATTGCGAAAGAACGATTGACTACCCAGCAAGCCCGGATTGATGAACGACATCTGCGACCAAAGATCCATCGTGCTGTTTTCTAGCGGAGTACCCGTCAGAATGAGCCGATAGGTGGTATTGAGCAACATGACCGCCTTTGTAATATGCGATGATGGGTTTTTAATAGCCTGCGACTCATCGAGAATGACGTAGTTGAACCGATAATCGCTTAGCAGATCAATATCTATCCTGACAATCCCGTAGGAGGTCAGTATCAAATCATAGTCATTAAACTGAGCCGTGTTTTTATCGCGGTACGTGCCTGTGTACACCATTACCCGCAGTTCGGGCGTAAACTTTTTGGCTTCCAGTTCCCAGTTGTATAGTAGCGACGTTGGCATGACCAGCAAACTCGGTTCGGCAGCGCCCGCTTCCTTTTGCCCTTGCAGCATGGCCAGGGTCATAACCGTCTTGCCAAGGCCCATATCGTCGGCCAGGCAACCCCCGAAATTATACTGCCGCAGGAAATTCATCCAGTCGTATCCTGCCTGTTGGTAAGGGCGCAGGTTACCTGTAAACCCTTTGGGTAACGGGAACGGCTCAATCTCCTCAAAGTTGCGCAGACGTTCGAGCTTGCGGCTGATGATGGTCGTAGCCAGGTTGTCGCGCTCCAGTTCCTGCACCAGCGCTAGGTGGTACTTCTGCAGCACCAGGCGCCCATCGCCATCAATTCCATCGGCATGTTCCAGAAAACCGAATAATTCGGAATATTTCGTAAACCAGGCCTCAGGAATAACGGCAATCTCGCCGTTGGGGAGTGTGAACTCGTGTTTTTTATTCAGAATGAGCGTCCGCAGTTTCAGGAAGGGAATTTCGAACTCCCCGAAAAGGACGTTGGCATAAATATCGAACCAGTCGCGGCCCTCTTCGATAGACAGTTTAATGCTCGAATAGCCCAGAAAATAGCGTTTTGTATCCTGTGCATCCTGCCGAAGCAGAAACCCGGCCTCCTTGAGCTGTCCATTATTATTCGACAACCACGTAAAGGCTTCGGCCTTCGAAATAGCCAGTCTGCCGTGGCGTAAATCGAGACCCGTGTCATGCAGAAATGTAAGTTTATTCCGCTCCAAACGCTGATCCCGCCGAATTTTATGGAATATGTATTCGTCGTTTTTCTTTTCCAGACTCACGTTAGCCGACGCGCCGAAGCTATCGAACCGAAACGTAAAGTCGCCATACTGAAACGACAGATCAAACACAATGCGCTGGTTTGCCACCTCATCGCTATCATCTGCCCCCCCCGCAAACATGGGCACCGTAACGGATCGACTCGATTGCACCATTTCAGAAACCGTTAATACCGGCACCGGCTCCATTGCCTCGGTCCTGATTTCGAAACCCTTGGCATATACGTCATACGAAGCGATAAGGGGCGTTACAAATCGCTCGTAGTATTGCTGCTCAATGTTTCGGGGAATAACGATGTGGTTCTTCGAGAAAAACGGACGAAGCTTTTTCCCATCTACATTTTTGCTGAAGTGATAAAGCCGGTTACCAACCATCAGATAGGCGGGCTCATCGCAAATCATCAGCGCATCTTTAAATTGAAACTCGACCCGCTCCGTTTCGCTGCTTTGTCCATCCTTCGCCCCATTCTCTCGTGGTGCTATAGGATAGCGGATAATGGGAAAATAGTGCGTTGAATCGGCATTGCGAACGAAGTGAAAATGCACACGTGCCGGTTCGGGCATCCAGTTGATCGGCTCCCAGGCGGGATTACCATCATTGCCCATGATATAGAAAGGCCTGCCGGGTAACAGGGCCATGATCTTGGCCTTTACCGTTTCCAGGTGACCACCAATCGTTTCCTGAATAAGCTTGTCGCCCTTTTGAGGATCATAAATTTTCAGGAAGAAATCGACCGCAG contains:
- a CDS encoding phosphoribosyltransferase family protein; the protein is MSTVQPTLILNAEQIRQKIRRIAFQIYENNFDESALLLAGISGEGYVLAQALAKELHAIAPFSVNLIKIDLDKAQKAQPAVQADQPERVYTNSVVIVVDDVLYTGRTLAFSLQPFLVVPVRKLQVAVLIDRNHPLFPVSADYKGYELSTTLTEHVDVVLSDESRMGVYLK
- a CDS encoding DEAD/DEAH box helicase, with the translated sequence MKVSPLQPFQIVYSLLNHEFLGYLIEAFVVQRNSRGELTLQNQTLSAQNVNEFAKGLDERDFDLVKLIDTIQQDFIVKKFNTKKLPAVDFFLKIYDPQKGDKLIQETIGGHLETVKAKIMALLPGRPFYIMGNDGNPAWEPINWMPEPARVHFHFVRNADSTHYFPIIRYPIAPRENGAKDGQSSETERVEFQFKDALMICDEPAYLMVGNRLYHFSKNVDGKKLRPFFSKNHIVIPRNIEQQYYERFVTPLIASYDVYAKGFEIRTEAMEPVPVLTVSEMVQSSRSVTVPMFAGGADDSDEVANQRIVFDLSFQYGDFTFRFDSFGASANVSLEKKNDEYIFHKIRRDQRLERNKLTFLHDTGLDLRHGRLAISKAEAFTWLSNNNGQLKEAGFLLRQDAQDTKRYFLGYSSIKLSIEEGRDWFDIYANVLFGEFEIPFLKLRTLILNKKHEFTLPNGEIAVIPEAWFTKYSELFGFLEHADGIDGDGRLVLQKYHLALVQELERDNLATTIISRKLERLRNFEEIEPFPLPKGFTGNLRPYQQAGYDWMNFLRQYNFGGCLADDMGLGKTVMTLAMLQGQKEAGAAEPSLLVMPTSLLYNWELEAKKFTPELRVMVYTGTYRDKNTAQFNDYDLILTSYGIVRIDIDLLSDYRFNYVILDESQAIKNPSSHITKAVMLLNTTYRLILTGTPLENSTMDLWSQMSFINPGLLGSQSFFRNEFQIPIEKKHDEAKTGKLYGLIKPFMLRRNKAQVATDLPPKVESVLYCDMTPDQSTQYEEAKSYFRNLILERIEEEGIAKSQMIVLQGLTKLRQIANHPRMVDADYEGDSGKLDDMLMRLESAMTENHKVLVFSQFIKHLSVVQHYLKEKNIKYAYLDGSTVDRRSQVELFQTDDSVKLFLISLKAGGLGHNLTAADYVFILDPWWNPAIEAQAVDRAHRIGQLKTVFTYKFIAKNTVEEKILSLQRAKQQLAGSLITTEENFMKSLTKEDIMVLLE